DNA sequence from the Rhizobium lusitanum genome:
TCGAGTGCTGCGTTCCCGCGGCTTCCTCGACAAGCAAACAATCGCCCGCCAAAAGCGTCCGATCACCAATATCGAGATGCCCGCGATGGCAGAGAACCAGCGCCGTCTCGCTGCCAAGCGCGAGTTCATCACTCCCATCAACACGGACGCGCCGCACCGAATGCGACAATCGCCCCCGCCGCGTCATCACATTCAGATCCGTGATCGCACCATCCACCAGCGTTGCCGATGTCGGCGCATCCGCCGCGAAGGGCAGCGGGGTACTTTCCTGCGTCAAGAGTACGGGCTCGCGCCCTTCGATGAAGAGCGTCATGCCCGCGCCTTCGAGGATCGATAGCGTGCGATCAATGCTGGAGAAGACCGAGAACGGCCCATCCGTGGCGACCGTCGCCATGCTGACGCGCCAGTCGAAATCGGCAAGCCCCGCGCCTTCGGGCGAGACGGCGATCTCCACCGTCTCCCCGCCGCCGTTTTTCCAGGGCATGCGCTTGTAGCTGTCGTGGCGGAGGATTGAGAACTTCTGAGCTGCCATGTGTTCGAGTCCAATCATTGCAATTTGGGCAAGAGTAAACTAAGTTTAGTGGACTAAGTCCGCTTGGAGGTGACCATGGAAACCGTCAATATACACGAGGCAAAGACGCATTTGTCGCGGCTGATCGAGAAGGCCGCCAAGGGCGAGGCGTTCATTATTGCCAAGGCGGGCAAACCGATGGTCAAGGTCGTGCCGATCGAAGAGGCCGAAACGCCAAAGAAACGGCGCATCGGCTTCATGAAAGGCGAGATCGTGGTTCCCGCAAATTTCGACACCATGATGGCTGATGAAATCGAGGAGATGTTCTACGGCAAGCCAAACGACGTTACCGACAAATGAGATTTCTCCTCGATACGCATATCCTCATCTGGGCGGCGGGGGATATCGCGCTTCTCTCGCAGGAAGTGAGAGCGCTCATCGACGACGACGAAAACGAGCTCCTCTTCAGCCCGGCGAGTATTTGGGAAGTCGCGATTAAGCACGGTTCCGGACGAAGCGACTTTCACGTCGACCCATTTCGGTTGCGCCATAAACTAATGGAAAACGGCTATGCAGAACTGCCGATCACCAGCGAGCATACAATCGCAATTGCCGGGCTTCCGCTTCTTCACAAGGATCCCTTCGATCGCATTCTGATCGCTCAGGCCATTGTCGAAGGTATTCCATTGATCACCGTCGACGAAACCGTTTTACGGTACCCCGGCCTCAATCGAAAATATTGAGGCCGGGAGACGTCTCATCAGTTCCCCAGGATGCCCGGCAGCCGGAGGCCCTTGTCCTTGGCGCAATCAAGCGCGATGTCGTAGCCCGCATCGGCGTGGCGCATGACGCCTGTCGCCGGGTCGTTCCAGAGAACGCGTTCGATGCGGCGGGCCGCGTCGTCGGTGCCATCGGCGCAGATGACCATGCCGGAGTGCTGCGAGAAGCCCATGCCGACGCCGCCGCCATGGTGCAGCGACACCCAGGTGGCGCCGGACGCGGTGTTGAGGAGGGCGTTGAGCAGCGGCCAGTCGGAGACGGCATCCGAGCCGTCCTTCATCGCTTCCGTCTCGCGGTTCGGCGAGGCAACGGAGCCGGAATCGAGATGGTCGCGGCCGATGACGACAGGAGCCTTCAGCTCGCCGTTGCGCACCATTTCGTTGAAGGCAAGGCCGAGACGTTCACGATCGCCGAGACCGACCCAGCAAATGCGCGCCGGCAGGCCCTGGAAGGCGATGCGCTCGCGCGCCATGTCCAGCCAGTTGTGCAGATGGGTGTTGCCGGGGGTGAGTTCCTTCACCTTGGCGTCGGTCTTGTAGATATCCTCCGGATCGCCCGACAGAGCCGCCCAGCGGAATGGGCCGATGCCTCGGCAGAACAGCGGGCGGATATAGGCCGGCACGAAGCCGGGGAAAGCGAAGGCATTTTCCAGGCCTTCATCCTTGGCGACCTGGCGGATATTGTTGCCATAGTCGAGCGTCGGCACACCGGCGTCCCAGAAGGCGACCATGGCTTCGACATGCTGTTTCATCGAGGCCCGGGCGGCGGCTTCCACAGCCTTCGGATCGCTCTCGCGCTTTGCCTTGTGTTCGGCCACTGTCCAGCCGAGCGGCAGGTAGCCGTTCAGCGGATCATGCGCCGAGGTCTGGTCGGTGACGATGTCGGGGCGCGGGCCGCCGGCCTTCATGCGCTTGACCAGTTCCGGAAAGATTTCGGCGGCATTGCCGAGCAGACCAACCGACTTCGCCTCGCCGGCCTTAGTCCAGCGGCCGATCATCTCGAGCGCTTCGTCGAGCGTCGTTGCCTTCTCGTCGACATAACGAGTGCGCAGGCGGAAATCGATGCGGGTCTCGTCGCTTTCGACAGCGAGGCAGCAGGCGCCGGCCATGACGGCCGCCAGCGGCTGCGCGCCGCCCATGCCGCCGAGACCGCCGGTCAGGATCCACTTGCCCTTGAGACTGCCGTTATAGTGCTGACGGCCAGCTTCGACGAAAGTTTCATAGGTGCCCTGCACGATGCCCTGCGTGCCGATATAGATCCACGAGCCGGCAGTCATCTGGCCGTACATGGCAAGACCCTTCTTATCCAGCTCGTTAAAATGATCCCAGGTCGCCCAATGCGGCACGAGGTTGGAATTGGCGATCAGCACGCGCGGCGCATCCTTATGGGTGCGGAACACGCCGACCGGCTTGCCGGATTGCACCAGCAGCGTTTCTTCTTCGGTCAAGGTCTTCAGCGTCGCGACGATGCGGTCGAAATCCTCCCAGGTGCGGGCGGCGCGGCCGATGCCGCCATAGACGACCAGTTCGTTCGGATTTTCCGCGACGTCAGGATCGAGATTGTTCATCAGCATCCGCAGCGGCGCTTCGGTCATCCAGCTCTTGGCATTGAGTTCTGGGCCGTGAGGCGCGCGGATTTCGCGGATGTTATGGCGTGGGTTGGTCATGTCATATCTCCAGGGAAGGCAGAATATCGGCGGATACGGATGCGTTGAGTGCGCCGGAAGCGACAAGGTCGCTGGCGGCCTTGAGGTCATTTGCCATGTAGCGGTCTTCATCGAGCGTCGGCACGACGGAGCGGATGGTGGCGATGGCAAGGGTCAGTTCGGGGCTGGTGGCCAGTGGCGCGCGAAACTCGACGCCCTGTGCCGCCGTCAGCGCCTCAATGCCGACGATGGCGAAGAGATTGTCGGTCATCTGCAGGAGGCGACGCGCGCCATGGCAGGCCATGGAAACATGGTCTTCCTGATTGGCAGAGGTCGGCGTCGAATCGACCGAGGCCGGATGCGACATCTGCTTGTTTTCCGACATCAGCGCCGCCGAGGTCACTTCGGCGATCATCAGGCCGGAATTCAGGCCCGGCTTCTTGGCAAGGAAGGCCGGCAAGCCATAGCTCAGAGCCGGATCGACCAGAAGTGCGATGCGGCGCTGCGAGATCGCGCCGATCTCGCAGACGGCGATGGCGATCTGGTCGGCCGCGAAGGCCACCGGCTCGGCGTGGAAATTGCCGCCGGAGACGACGGAATTGTCGGAAAGGACGAGCGGATTGTCGGTGACCGCATTCGCCTCGATTTCAAGCGTGCGGCCGACGGAGCGCAGCAAATCGAGACAAGCGCCATCGACCTGCGGCTGGCAGCGAATGCAATAGGGATCCTGCACCCGCTCGTCGCCCTCGATATGGCTTTCGCGAATGACCGAGCCGGCCAGCAGGCCGCGAAGGGCGGCGGCGGTGTCGATCTGGCCCTGATGGCCACGCAGCGTATGAATATCGGGATGGAACGGCGCGGAAGAGCCCATGGCGGCATCTGTCGACATGGCGCCGGTGATCAAGGCTGCCTGGGCGGCGCGATGGGCCCGGAACAGGCCGGCCAGAGCGAGCGCGGTCGAAACCTGCGTGCCGTTGATCAACGCCAGGCCTTCCTTGGCGGCGAGCACGACCGGCGTCAGCCCGGCCTTTTCGAGCGCCGCGGCACCATCAAGCCGTTCGCCGGCATAGAAGGCTTCGCCATGGCCCATCATCACGGCCGTCATATGCGCGAGTGGAGCAAGGTCGCCGGACGCGCCGACGGAACCCTTCTCGGGGATAACCGGCACGACGCCCTTTTCCAGCATCGCTTCGATCAACCGCACCAATTCCAGGCGCACGCCGGAAGCGCCGCGACCGAGAGAGACCAGTTTCAGCGACATGATCAGGCGGACGACATTTTCCGGCAGCGGCTGGCCGACGCCGCAGCAATGCGAAAGGATGAGATTGCGCTGCAGGGTGGCGACATCGGCGCTGTCGATCTTGATCGAGGCCAGTTTGCCGAAGCCGGTGTTGATGCCATAGACCGGCGCATTGCCGGCAGCGATTTCGGCAATACGGGCGGCAGCCTTGAGGATGCCCGCATCGAAAGAAGCATCGAGCTTGGCGGGCTCACCGGTCCAGTAGATTGCGGCCAGTTGCTTGAGCGAAACAGAGCCCGGATGGAGAGTAGTGGTCATCGGTCGAACCTTTCGCCCTTGAAAACATGGGCATGAAGCGGATTGAAGCCGATGCGATAGACAAGCTCGGCGGGGCTTTCGATATCCCAGATGGCGAAATCGGCCGACTTGCCGGCTTCCAGCGTGCCGGTTTCAGCCAACAGGCCAAGCGCACGGGCACTTTCTCGGGTGGCACCAGCGATGCATTCCTCGACCGTCAGGCTGAAAAGGGTCGCGCCCATATTCATCGTCAAGAGCATCGAAGTCAGTGGCGAGGTGCCGGGATTGCAGTCCGTGGCGATGGCGATCGGAACACCGGCGTCGCGCAGCGCCTTGACCGGCGGCTTCTGCTTTTCATGAATAGCGTAGAAAGCACCGGGCAGAAGAACGGCCACCGTGCCGGCTGCCGCCATCGCCTTGACGCCATCCTCATCGAGATACTCGACATGGTCAGCTGAGAGCGCAGCATAGGAAGCAGCAAGCTTGGCGCCGCCGAGATTGGAGAGCTGTTCGGCATGCAGTTTCACCGGGATGCCGAGCGACTTGGCCAGATCGAAGACGCGGGCAATTTCCGCTGTCGAAAATGCGATGCCCTCGCAGAAGCCGTCGACGGCGTCGACGAGACCTTCGGCATGCGCCAGTTCCAGCCCCGGCAGCACAACATCGGTGATATACTCGCCGTTGCGGCCCTTATAGTCAGCCGGCGTCGCATGTGCGGCGAGGTAAGATGTGACGACGCGGACCGGACGGAGCTTTTCCAGTCCGCGAGCAGCCTGCAACATCTTC
Encoded proteins:
- a CDS encoding HutD/Ves family protein, which gives rise to MAAQKFSILRHDSYKRMPWKNGGGETVEIAVSPEGAGLADFDWRVSMATVATDGPFSVFSSIDRTLSILEGAGMTLFIEGREPVLLTQESTPLPFAADAPTSATLVDGAITDLNVMTRRGRLSHSVRRVRVDGSDELALGSETALVLCHRGHLDIGDRTLLAGDCLLVEEAAGTQHSISGMAQLFVIELHEV
- the hutH gene encoding histidine ammonia-lyase — encoded protein: MTTTLHPGSVSLKQLAAIYWTGEPAKLDASFDAGILKAAARIAEIAAGNAPVYGINTGFGKLASIKIDSADVATLQRNLILSHCCGVGQPLPENVVRLIMSLKLVSLGRGASGVRLELVRLIEAMLEKGVVPVIPEKGSVGASGDLAPLAHMTAVMMGHGEAFYAGERLDGAAALEKAGLTPVVLAAKEGLALINGTQVSTALALAGLFRAHRAAQAALITGAMSTDAAMGSSAPFHPDIHTLRGHQGQIDTAAALRGLLAGSVIRESHIEGDERVQDPYCIRCQPQVDGACLDLLRSVGRTLEIEANAVTDNPLVLSDNSVVSGGNFHAEPVAFAADQIAIAVCEIGAISQRRIALLVDPALSYGLPAFLAKKPGLNSGLMIAEVTSAALMSENKQMSHPASVDSTPTSANQEDHVSMACHGARRLLQMTDNLFAIVGIEALTAAQGVEFRAPLATSPELTLAIATIRSVVPTLDEDRYMANDLKAASDLVASGALNASVSADILPSLEI
- a CDS encoding type II toxin-antitoxin system Phd/YefM family antitoxin — encoded protein: METVNIHEAKTHLSRLIEKAAKGEAFIIAKAGKPMVKVVPIEEAETPKKRRIGFMKGEIVVPANFDTMMADEIEEMFYGKPNDVTDK
- the hutI gene encoding imidazolonepropionase; protein product: MRGNKISEDGVKSDGKSRLWRNARLATLKEGEPGLGIVEKGAILTRDGRIVFAGRESDLPETGGAESVDLEGRWVTPGLVDCHTHIIHGGNRAREFEMRLQGASYEEIARAGGGIVSSVNATRALSVDGLIETALPRLDTLLAEGVTTIEVKSGYGLSIESELKMLQAARGLEKLRPVRVVTSYLAAHATPADYKGRNGEYITDVVLPGLELAHAEGLVDAVDGFCEGIAFSTAEIARVFDLAKSLGIPVKLHAEQLSNLGGAKLAASYAALSADHVEYLDEDGVKAMAAAGTVAVLLPGAFYAIHEKQKPPVKALRDAGVPIAIATDCNPGTSPLTSMLLTMNMGATLFSLTVEECIAGATRESARALGLLAETGTLEAGKSADFAIWDIESPAELVYRIGFNPLHAHVFKGERFDR
- the hutU gene encoding urocanate hydratase, producing the protein MTNPRHNIREIRAPHGPELNAKSWMTEAPLRMLMNNLDPDVAENPNELVVYGGIGRAARTWEDFDRIVATLKTLTEEETLLVQSGKPVGVFRTHKDAPRVLIANSNLVPHWATWDHFNELDKKGLAMYGQMTAGSWIYIGTQGIVQGTYETFVEAGRQHYNGSLKGKWILTGGLGGMGGAQPLAAVMAGACCLAVESDETRIDFRLRTRYVDEKATTLDEALEMIGRWTKAGEAKSVGLLGNAAEIFPELVKRMKAGGPRPDIVTDQTSAHDPLNGYLPLGWTVAEHKAKRESDPKAVEAAARASMKQHVEAMVAFWDAGVPTLDYGNNIRQVAKDEGLENAFAFPGFVPAYIRPLFCRGIGPFRWAALSGDPEDIYKTDAKVKELTPGNTHLHNWLDMARERIAFQGLPARICWVGLGDRERLGLAFNEMVRNGELKAPVVIGRDHLDSGSVASPNRETEAMKDGSDAVSDWPLLNALLNTASGATWVSLHHGGGVGMGFSQHSGMVICADGTDDAARRIERVLWNDPATGVMRHADAGYDIALDCAKDKGLRLPGILGN
- a CDS encoding type II toxin-antitoxin system VapC family toxin; translated protein: MRFLLDTHILIWAAGDIALLSQEVRALIDDDENELLFSPASIWEVAIKHGSGRSDFHVDPFRLRHKLMENGYAELPITSEHTIAIAGLPLLHKDPFDRILIAQAIVEGIPLITVDETVLRYPGLNRKY